A region of Haliotis asinina isolate JCU_RB_2024 chromosome 7, JCU_Hal_asi_v2, whole genome shotgun sequence DNA encodes the following proteins:
- the LOC137291340 gene encoding microcephalin-like, whose protein sequence is MTRRSSILSESNSDVNSIATIENVREGETDCTFDSELSDESTPSAPATHILRGVTAYVEVRTCNDNRSHAISAALRQLGAVVVSKFTDDVTHVIFKEGLKRTRDKAIKKNIHLVSVLWVDSCRKKDEHVSEKLFPAIVPESSSTPVQFPRFKKMKSMQPSDFNEDVVSSAERCQKRRKRVATMQRFQIMEETPEFTPPAILVQETQPRSVSPSYQASDSRWTTPVSLTIPDTPPSMREKLKQLKLAKLNGTTFSPLARPTDDTEPLIRKLFTGECQGVEEEDPLPAAPASNVPRDASLKGQRKKKLLTEPVRPSSFLMEPTHCSTVERPSLVSPALNCGVQGRKKQLTEGSQGRVSVEEAGSGHVKVDRGRSLEEPGSGPVKGEKGISLEEPGSGPVKRGRRRTMEAPGSGPSHRGRKRKVEEQSDTTDTDRQTKKKTRCNGDTYKAGTEVQRRRSVRGRVSSAATSDMCNSDTSRTDHTLSTLGESDKSRMLGASMSAIFDSTAVMTGLAAPRPSIDEFSVCKPRLGKGNANSVLSSIYENDKRRTQKPKYERKPRRGRSSLCQSSSENGDDEATETSMNDTSGVCDRPKPTQIKLRRANSFANDKSTCLPTSSLFGRNRPSIVMTSLHTHEQETIISVIKNLGGFLMQDDVCETTTHVVYGEARRTLNLLAAIARGCWLLHKEWVFKSVEAGHWLDEEPYECCSKFPQAKVARQERQSQGDEYRQALFSSCGQIFVSSKCVPPRGSLVNLLTLCGGQVTNSVSRCSVYIGPEPYTGRKSIKPVWILDCVMEQKLLPYDQYILTPTSKRESSPEF, encoded by the exons GTGTCACTGCCTACGTAGAGGTGCGGACATGTAATGATAACCGAAGTCATGCCATCTCGGCTGCCCTTCGCCAGTTGGGGGCCGTTGTGGTTTCCAAGTTCACCGATGATGTCACCCATGTTATTTTCAAAGAGGGTTTGAAGAGGACTAGAGACAAGGCCATCAAGAAGAACATCCACCTTGTGTCGGTTCTCTGGGTCGACAg ttgCAGGAAGAAGGATGAACATGTATCTGAGAAGCTGTTTCCGGCCATTGTGCCTGAGAGCTCCTCCACCCCAGTCCAGTTTCCTCGCTTCAAG AAAATGAAGTCTATGCAGCCGTCTGACTTCAATGAGGATGTTGTCAGCAGTGCCGAGCGCTGTCAGAAGAGGCGGAAGCGGGTGGCCACAATGCAGCGATTTCAGATCATGGAGGAAACGCCTGAGTTCACGCCTCCGGCCATTCTTGTACAGGAAACACAACCTCGATCTGTG TCTCCTAGCTACCAGGCCAGTGACAGTAGGTGGACCACACCCGTGTCTCTCACCATCCCAGACACTCCCCCCAGCATGAGGGAAAAACTCAAGCAGTTGAAACTGGCCAAACTAAATG GAACGACCTTCTCTCCTTTGGCTAGACCAACTGATGACACAGAGCCGCTCATCAGAAAACTCTTCA CAGGAGAATGTCAAGGGGTGGAAGAGGAAGATCCACTCCCTGCTGCTCCAGCATCTAATGTCCCCAGGGATGCTAGCCTGAAGGGTCAGAGGAAGAAGAAATTACTTACAGAACCAGTCAGACCATCTTCATTTCTGATGGAACCAACACACTGCTCCACTGTAGAGAGGCCAAGTCTAGTCTCCCCTGCCCTGAATTGTGGGGTCCAGGGTCGGAAGAAACAACTGACTGAAGGATCCCAGGGGAGGGTGTCAGTGGAGGAGGCTGGGTCAGGACATGTCAAGGTGGATAGGGGGAGGTCACTGGAAGAGCCAGGGTCAGGCCCAGTGAAGGGGGAAAAAGGGATATCACTGGAAGAGCCAGGATCAGGCCCTGTGAAGAGAGGCAGGAGGAGAACAATGGAGGCACCTGGGTCAGGACCATCACACAGGGGACGGAAGCGGAAAGTGGAAGAGCAAAGTGACACAACAgatactgacagacagacaaaaaagaaaacacgATGTAATGGGGATACATATAAGGCAGGGACAGAGGTTCAGAGGCGAAGGTCAGTGAGGGGACGTGTGTCTAGTGCTGCTACAAGTGATATGTGTAACTCAGACACCTCAAGAACTGACCACACCTTATCCACACTCGGTGAGTCTGACAAATCAAGGATGTTGGGAGCATCTATGTCCGCCATATTTGATAGCACGGCAGTCATGACAGGATTAGCTGCTCCTCGACCTAGCATAGATGAGTTCTCTGTGTGTAAACCACGGCTTGGCAAGGGAAACGCCAACTCAGTGCTCAGCAgtatttatgaaaatgacaaacGCAGAACACAGAAaccaaaatatgaaagaaaaccAAGACGAGGTCGTTCTTCACTGTGTCAGTCTTCCAGTGAAAATGGAGACGATGAAGCTACAGAGACAAGTATGAATGATACGTCAGGTGTATGCGACAGACCAAAGCCCACACAGATAAAACTCAGGAGAGCAAATTCCTTTGCTAATGACAAATCAACCTGCCTGCCTACATCCTCCCTGTTTGGTCGAAATCGTCCTTCCATAGTCATGACCAGTTTACACACACA TGAACAGGAGACAATCATCTCTGTTATAAAGAACCTCGGGGGTTTCCTCATGCAGGACGATGTCTGTGAGACAACCACCCATGTCGTGTACGGGGAAGCTAGGCGCACTCTCAACCTTCTAGCAGCCATTGCTCGGGGCTGCTGGCTTCTCCACAAAGAATGG GTATTCAAGTCGGTGGAGGCGGGTCACTGGCTGGATGAGGAACCGTATGAATGCTGCTCCAAGTTCCCTCAGGCCAAG GTGGCCAGGCAGGAACGTCAGTCCCAGGGAGACGAATACAGACAAGCTTTATTCAGTAGCTGTGGACAGatatttgtcagcagtaaatGTGTGCCCCCTAGGGGTTCTCTGGTCAACCTCCTCACCCTGTGTGGGGGACAG GTGACTAATTCTGTGTCCAGGTGCAGTGTGTACATTGGTCCTGAGCCCTATACTGGAAGGAAGAGCATCAAGCCTGTGTGGATACTCG ATTGTGTGATGGAACAGAAGCTGCTGCCTTATGACCAGTACATCCTGACTCCCACCAGCAAGCGAGAGAGCAGCCCGGAGTTCTAG